A window from Listeria seeligeri serovar 1/2b str. SLCC3954 encodes these proteins:
- a CDS encoding PepSY domain-containing protein yields MNWKAFIAGVGAGAAAGHLVYHYLLSDKTISGDVILENVKDAFKQDGPIEGSWIQLKKQHYKKFAIDTFVYHGGITCIREGEKKQFEFIADANTGTIIDVYLA; encoded by the coding sequence ATGAACTGGAAGGCTTTCATTGCCGGCGTTGGAGCAGGTGCAGCAGCTGGACACCTTGTTTATCATTATTTACTAAGCGATAAGACAATTTCAGGTGACGTTATTTTGGAGAACGTGAAAGATGCATTTAAGCAAGACGGACCAATTGAGGGTTCATGGATTCAACTAAAAAAACAACACTACAAGAAATTTGCAATTGACACTTTTGTTTATCACGGTGGTATCACATGCATCCGTGAAGGCGAGAAAAAACAATTCGAATTTATTGCAGATGCTAATACCGGAACAATTATTGATGTATACTTAGCTTAA
- a CDS encoding PTS lactose/cellobiose transporter subunit IIA, with translation MEGMELASFQIISSVGAARSCIIEAMRLGRERKFDEAYQKIDEANEFLSEGHKNHVQLIQKEADGGDVPISILFMHAEDQFMTTYTLRDVAYEMIAIWKEMK, from the coding sequence ATGGAAGGTATGGAACTTGCGTCATTTCAAATAATTAGCTCAGTTGGAGCAGCAAGAAGTTGTATTATAGAAGCGATGAGGCTTGGAAGAGAAAGAAAGTTTGATGAAGCCTATCAGAAAATAGATGAAGCAAATGAATTTCTAAGCGAAGGACATAAAAATCACGTTCAATTAATTCAAAAAGAAGCAGATGGCGGAGATGTGCCAATATCCATTTTATTTATGCATGCAGAAGATCAGTTTATGACAACCTATACACTGCGAGACGTTGCTTATGAAATGATTGCTATCTGGAAAGAAATGAAATAA
- a CDS encoding glycoside hydrolase family 3 N-terminal domain-containing protein, which produces MTIYLDKTQHITARVEDLLAKMTLAEKCGQLNQRMYGWDAFSRDGDVFQITDNFKQEVAHFEGIGALYGLFRADPWSKMNKETGISRVNSAKVANMVQRYVVENTRLGIPVLLAEEVPHGHQALDSESYPVNLARAASFHPELQQQVAEAIAEEISDKGVHLALASALDILRDPRWGRAEECYGEDPYLAAELTAAITEGFQKNGKIAVILKHFAAQGEPVGGHNSGPVSIGVRELREIFLEPLRAGIAKGALGVMAAYNEIDGVPCHANKELLTTILREEMGFEGIVMADGCALDRLLKLNPDPKKAAKMAIEAGVDLSLWDDVFPFLEEGVTAGVLNESVVDQAVRRILQVKFQLGLFENPYVEEVVSAPSANWKKLNLQAAREGICLLKNEANTLPLKGKQKKLAIVGPNADALYNQLGDYTAPQNQADCVTVLEGLKSIVPKEWELIYEKGSEIREKVTDGILKAEELAEEADAIVLVLGGSSARNFNMEFLSNGAVSSKGPNMDAGENVDVADIALPEVQLELFRAMKRTNKPVIVVMIQGRPIAIPEISKEADALLTAWYPGSVGGTAVAEVLVGKYNPSGKLPVSIPVSSGQIPVYYNQKAVEYKEDYFDLTGKPLYPFGYGLSYSSFKYHDLVINQERVALSALLAGEKVDVTVTVENTSEVAGEEVVQLYIHDMESSITRRKKELKAFKKIRIEPKEKVEVTIELDKTTFEVWSINNKYEMETGGIQIFVGGSSDTTLVGQVTIVGG; this is translated from the coding sequence ATGACAATTTATTTAGATAAAACACAACATATTACAGCGCGCGTAGAAGATTTGCTTGCTAAGATGACGCTTGCAGAAAAATGTGGACAGTTAAATCAACGGATGTATGGCTGGGATGCTTTTTCGAGAGATGGTGATGTGTTTCAAATTACGGATAATTTCAAACAAGAAGTCGCTCATTTTGAAGGAATTGGTGCTTTATACGGACTTTTTCGAGCAGATCCTTGGTCGAAAATGAATAAAGAAACAGGCATCTCGCGAGTTAATTCCGCTAAAGTTGCTAATATGGTGCAACGTTATGTCGTGGAGAACACAAGACTTGGAATTCCAGTTTTATTAGCAGAAGAAGTTCCGCACGGTCACCAAGCGCTTGATAGTGAATCGTATCCAGTAAATCTAGCGCGAGCAGCTTCTTTTCATCCTGAATTACAACAACAAGTAGCCGAAGCGATAGCGGAAGAAATTTCTGACAAAGGCGTTCATTTAGCGCTTGCTTCTGCTTTAGATATTCTGCGGGATCCTCGTTGGGGCCGGGCAGAAGAATGTTACGGTGAAGATCCGTACCTTGCAGCAGAATTAACCGCCGCCATAACGGAAGGCTTTCAAAAAAATGGTAAAATAGCCGTCATTCTAAAACATTTTGCCGCACAAGGAGAACCGGTTGGCGGTCATAATTCTGGGCCAGTTTCAATCGGAGTAAGAGAACTTAGAGAAATTTTCTTAGAGCCATTACGCGCTGGTATTGCAAAAGGTGCGCTAGGAGTTATGGCTGCATATAATGAAATTGACGGTGTACCTTGTCACGCAAATAAAGAATTATTAACAACAATTCTACGTGAAGAAATGGGCTTTGAAGGAATCGTGATGGCCGATGGATGTGCATTAGATCGTTTGCTAAAATTAAACCCAGACCCGAAAAAGGCAGCAAAAATGGCAATCGAAGCTGGTGTGGATTTAAGTTTATGGGATGATGTATTTCCTTTTTTAGAAGAGGGTGTAACGGCAGGTGTTTTAAACGAATCAGTTGTTGATCAAGCTGTACGGCGGATTCTGCAAGTGAAATTCCAACTAGGATTATTTGAGAATCCTTATGTGGAAGAAGTGGTATCGGCTCCTTCCGCTAACTGGAAAAAGCTGAATTTACAAGCTGCTAGAGAAGGCATTTGTCTGTTGAAAAATGAAGCAAACACTTTGCCACTAAAAGGAAAACAGAAAAAATTAGCCATTGTTGGGCCAAATGCGGATGCGCTTTATAATCAACTTGGGGATTATACCGCTCCACAAAATCAAGCAGATTGTGTCACTGTTTTAGAAGGGCTAAAAAGCATCGTTCCAAAAGAGTGGGAACTTATTTACGAAAAAGGCTCAGAAATTCGTGAAAAAGTGACTGACGGAATTTTAAAGGCGGAAGAATTAGCTGAGGAAGCAGATGCGATTGTTTTAGTTCTTGGTGGTTCTAGTGCGCGCAATTTCAACATGGAATTTTTAAGCAATGGTGCTGTTAGTTCAAAAGGACCGAATATGGATGCTGGTGAAAATGTCGATGTAGCAGATATTGCTCTTCCGGAAGTACAATTAGAGTTATTCCGGGCAATGAAACGCACAAATAAACCAGTAATTGTTGTGATGATTCAAGGTCGACCAATAGCTATTCCGGAAATTAGCAAAGAGGCAGATGCGCTTCTTACAGCTTGGTATCCAGGTAGTGTTGGTGGAACGGCGGTGGCAGAAGTGCTAGTCGGTAAATATAATCCATCTGGTAAATTGCCTGTTAGTATCCCAGTATCTTCTGGACAAATCCCTGTTTACTACAATCAAAAAGCAGTGGAATATAAAGAAGACTATTTCGATTTAACAGGAAAACCACTTTATCCATTCGGTTACGGCTTAAGTTATAGTAGTTTTAAATATCACGATTTGGTCATTAACCAAGAACGTGTAGCTTTATCTGCTTTACTTGCGGGAGAAAAAGTTGATGTTACAGTAACTGTTGAAAATACTTCCGAAGTAGCGGGGGAAGAAGTCGTGCAACTTTATATTCATGATATGGAGTCCAGCATAACTCGCAGAAAGAAAGAGTTAAAAGCCTTTAAAAAGATTCGAATCGAACCAAAAGAAAAAGTAGAAGTGACGATCGAGCTAGATAAAACGACATTCGAAGTGTGGTCAATCAATAATAAATATGAGATGGAGACAGGCGGTATACAGATTTTCGTTGGCGGAAGTTCTGATACAACATTAGTCGGTCAAGTAACAATCGTAGGAGGTTAA
- a CDS encoding PTS sugar transporter subunit IIB, with amino-acid sequence MKKIMLMCNAGMSTSVLVRKMERVAEERELEITIWAISETDFEKNWRQADVILLGPQVSYMKDKVTDVVNGSIPVTVIDVVDYGRMNGEKVLDVALNLLG; translated from the coding sequence ATGAAAAAGATTATGTTAATGTGCAATGCGGGAATGTCTACAAGTGTTCTTGTTCGTAAGATGGAACGTGTTGCCGAAGAACGTGAATTAGAAATAACTATTTGGGCAATTTCTGAAACAGATTTTGAGAAAAACTGGCGCCAAGCAGATGTCATTTTGCTTGGCCCACAAGTTAGCTATATGAAAGATAAAGTTACGGATGTAGTTAATGGAAGTATCCCTGTTACGGTAATTGATGTAGTCGATTATGGCCGAATGAACGGAGAAAAAGTACTAGATGTCGCTCTTAATTTGCTAGGCTAA
- a CDS encoding PTS sugar transporter subunit IIC, whose protein sequence is MKKFIEKLSWLSQKLGNQIHLKSMRDAFATILPFIMLAGFMVLINNVIIKPDGFMSAIISSETLTTWQNLGNSIVNGTLGIITILIGASVAYFLAQNRKFENPFAPALMTIALIVIFVPAVTQVIPMGSEKIVEVTGVLPLSLMGSAGMFVGIVTALLATEVFIRLSKSEKMKIRISGDSVPPAVIKSFNVLIPTMLTILIFAFISFLVATLFSLNLYSLISTIIQKPLTFLVTSVPGFLVLMTISQMLYSIGIAGSGILGPIMDPVLLANMQENMTAFANHTEIPHIINTTFRDIFGVMGGGGNTIALLIAIFIWSKRKDYREIATLSAAPGLFNINEPVVFGLPIVYNISLMIPFIISTPLCLGLAYLATKLHMISEVVVMVPWTTPVVASGFLATGGDWRAAVFQIFLIGVCVLLYLPFLKANDRIKA, encoded by the coding sequence TTGAAAAAATTCATCGAGAAGTTAAGTTGGTTATCACAAAAGCTTGGAAATCAAATTCATTTGAAATCCATGCGTGATGCATTTGCTACTATTTTACCTTTTATTATGTTAGCAGGATTCATGGTATTAATTAACAACGTCATTATTAAGCCGGATGGTTTTATGTCCGCAATTATTAGTTCAGAAACACTAACTACTTGGCAAAACTTAGGTAATAGTATTGTCAACGGGACGCTTGGTATTATTACCATTTTAATCGGCGCGTCCGTAGCTTATTTTTTAGCGCAAAATCGCAAATTTGAAAATCCATTTGCTCCAGCGTTAATGACTATTGCACTTATTGTTATTTTTGTACCAGCTGTAACCCAAGTTATTCCAATGGGTTCAGAAAAAATAGTCGAAGTTACTGGTGTGCTTCCACTTTCGTTAATGGGTTCAGCAGGGATGTTTGTTGGTATTGTTACAGCACTACTTGCGACCGAAGTATTTATTCGTCTTTCGAAGAGTGAAAAAATGAAGATTCGTATTTCTGGAGATAGTGTTCCTCCAGCGGTAATTAAATCATTTAACGTACTTATTCCAACAATGTTAACGATTCTTATTTTTGCATTTATTTCATTCTTAGTGGCGACGCTTTTCAGTTTAAACTTGTATTCACTAATCAGCACAATTATTCAAAAACCATTAACGTTCCTTGTAACAAGCGTACCAGGATTCTTAGTATTAATGACTATTTCTCAAATGCTTTATTCTATCGGTATTGCGGGAAGTGGTATTCTTGGACCAATCATGGATCCAGTGCTACTTGCTAATATGCAAGAAAATATGACTGCATTTGCCAATCATACAGAAATTCCGCATATTATCAACACAACATTCCGTGATATTTTCGGAGTTATGGGCGGCGGCGGAAATACTATCGCCTTACTAATTGCTATTTTCATCTGGTCAAAACGAAAAGATTATCGCGAAATTGCGACATTATCCGCAGCTCCAGGGCTATTTAACATTAATGAGCCAGTAGTTTTCGGGCTTCCAATCGTTTATAACATAAGTTTAATGATTCCGTTTATTATTTCTACGCCATTATGCTTAGGTCTAGCTTATTTAGCCACAAAACTCCATATGATTTCAGAAGTGGTGGTTATGGTTCCGTGGACGACACCTGTTGTAGCTTCTGGATTCCTAGCGACTGGTGGGGACTGGCGTGCAGCTGTCTTCCAAATATTCTTAATCGGCGTTTGTGTACTTCTTTATTTACCATTCTTAAAAGCGAATGATCGCATAAAAGCTTAA
- a CDS encoding BglG family transcription antiterminator, which produces MSASELLLPRWKKIVHMLYLRMSFISGRELGEALAVTPRTIRNDIKAINPLLKHAGNQIESVPGVGYHLIVEDEKAIQEALLDNSTGQSNMNIVPMFAEGRADYIIRYLLLNNNYVKLETLAEELFVSKSTINSDILEVKEKLKEYSLTVEKRAGYGIRISGTELAIRFCYSRYLLAESATPLITETERNFFQDVSLEKMLEIVVSNVAKYNIHMTDISVKNLIIHIAIAVSRVKDNCYITATDLEDVEFSMSELHAAQTIMKEIEIAENIHFPISEISYILLHLSAKNWKSDFNNYREYIIVDKILDQIKRLYGYDFRQDQKMVSNIALHLKPAINRMKFKMNIQNPYLENLKENYPFAFELGLVAKDVLETELKTEVNEAEVGYLAIHFLYGLDKEFVHRKQKVLIVCASGLGTSQLLESKVRKQFASSLDIVGVYSFKDYKTKATSCDFVISTVPLQSQRHPVIQVSPFLTKEDIDSITSLVKQEGTENQLELEKIFREGLFLISDKTSKSEILLDLVGLLREKKLVGADYLPSLIEREEIVPTYLGNGLAAPHPVEADVLETVIAVCICPAGVDWNGEKRAQVVFMLAVKNEEQKRLATLYTLISDLVENPKAMGELKRVTDFESFMRVLRTI; this is translated from the coding sequence ATGAGTGCTTCTGAATTATTGTTGCCAAGATGGAAAAAAATAGTTCATATGCTTTATTTAAGAATGTCATTTATAAGTGGAAGAGAGCTTGGTGAGGCGCTAGCTGTTACTCCTAGAACAATTCGAAATGATATTAAAGCTATTAATCCCTTACTGAAGCATGCTGGCAACCAAATTGAATCGGTTCCTGGCGTTGGTTATCATTTAATTGTAGAAGATGAAAAAGCAATTCAAGAGGCTCTTTTAGATAATTCAACTGGTCAATCGAATATGAATATTGTACCAATGTTTGCAGAAGGTCGAGCAGATTACATCATCCGCTATCTATTGCTTAATAATAATTACGTCAAACTAGAAACACTGGCAGAAGAACTTTTCGTAAGTAAATCGACAATAAATTCCGATATTTTAGAAGTGAAAGAGAAACTAAAGGAATATTCTTTAACGGTCGAAAAAAGAGCTGGTTATGGCATTCGAATTTCAGGGACTGAACTAGCGATTCGCTTTTGTTATTCTAGATATTTACTTGCAGAATCAGCAACACCACTCATTACAGAAACTGAGCGGAACTTTTTTCAAGATGTTAGTTTAGAAAAAATGCTAGAAATTGTTGTGTCTAATGTGGCAAAGTATAATATTCATATGACGGATATCTCTGTTAAAAATTTGATTATTCATATTGCCATTGCCGTTTCTAGGGTAAAAGATAATTGCTACATTACAGCCACTGACTTAGAAGACGTTGAATTCAGCATGTCTGAATTGCACGCAGCCCAAACAATTATGAAAGAAATTGAAATAGCAGAAAACATTCATTTTCCAATAAGTGAAATTTCCTATATATTGTTACATTTAAGTGCGAAAAACTGGAAAAGTGATTTCAATAATTACCGAGAATACATTATTGTCGATAAAATATTAGATCAGATTAAACGGCTATATGGCTATGATTTCCGACAAGATCAAAAAATGGTCTCCAATATTGCCCTTCATCTAAAACCGGCTATTAATAGAATGAAGTTCAAGATGAATATTCAAAATCCTTACTTGGAAAATTTAAAAGAGAACTATCCGTTTGCTTTCGAACTTGGCTTAGTTGCAAAAGATGTGCTGGAAACGGAACTGAAAACAGAAGTAAATGAAGCAGAGGTTGGATATTTAGCCATTCATTTCTTATATGGTTTAGATAAAGAATTTGTTCATCGTAAACAAAAAGTGTTAATTGTTTGTGCATCAGGATTAGGAACTTCCCAATTATTAGAATCAAAAGTACGGAAACAATTTGCCAGTAGTTTGGATATTGTGGGGGTTTACTCTTTTAAAGATTATAAAACAAAAGCTACATCCTGTGACTTTGTTATTTCGACTGTTCCGCTTCAATCGCAACGACATCCGGTGATTCAAGTGTCGCCGTTTTTAACGAAAGAAGATATTGATAGTATAACTTCGCTCGTAAAACAAGAGGGAACAGAAAACCAATTAGAATTAGAAAAGATTTTTCGCGAAGGGCTGTTTTTAATTAGTGATAAAACAAGTAAATCAGAAATTTTACTAGACTTAGTAGGGCTTTTGCGTGAAAAAAAACTTGTTGGGGCGGATTACTTGCCGTCGCTTATTGAACGTGAGGAAATTGTGCCAACTTATTTAGGAAATGGTCTTGCAGCTCCACATCCGGTTGAAGCAGATGTGTTGGAGACGGTTATTGCTGTATGTATTTGTCCAGCTGGTGTAGATTGGAACGGCGAAAAACGCGCCCAAGTAGTGTTTATGTTGGCTGTGAAAAATGAAGAACAGAAACGACTAGCAACACTTTATACGCTTATCAGTGACTTAGTGGAAAATCCCAAAGCGATGGGAGAATTAAAGCGGGTGACTGATTTTGAGAGTTTTATGCGGGTTTTAAGAACAATTTAA
- a CDS encoding metal-sensing transcriptional repressor, which produces METAERKALITRFAKIEGHVRSIKNMTEEERDFETIMQQIAAVKKAMDAAAKVIYTEQMKELIERGEKDEALIKKKIDSYIR; this is translated from the coding sequence TTGGAGACTGCTGAACGCAAAGCGCTAATAACCAGATTTGCCAAAATAGAAGGACACGTACGGTCGATTAAAAACATGACGGAAGAAGAACGCGATTTTGAAACGATTATGCAACAAATTGCTGCGGTAAAAAAAGCAATGGACGCGGCGGCAAAAGTGATTTACACTGAACAGATGAAAGAACTTATTGAGCGCGGCGAAAAAGACGAAGCGCTAATTAAGAAAAAAATTGATAGCTACATTCGTTAA
- a CDS encoding YtnP family quorum-quenching lactonase — protein sequence MDKVKIGEITIYWLRGGYTHFDGGATFGVVPKPLWEKKYPANEKNQLANVTDPMFFRYQGKNYLIDSGLGNGRLTEKQKRNYGVTEESFILEDLAKIGVAPEEIDYVLMTHLHFDHVLGLTGFSDGAYYSIFKNAEIWTSKIEWEEMQHPNIRSKATYWKENGEQIKAQVHTFDSKVEINGAITMEHTGGHSAGHSIIWFHSNGEKAVHMADIFPTFAHQNVLWVTAYDDYPMTSIAAKQTIFKKTFGKDYWFLSYHDARFRAVKIAENGEIQTSLKINNRN from the coding sequence ATGGATAAAGTGAAAATAGGAGAAATCACTATTTATTGGTTAAGAGGCGGTTACACCCATTTTGATGGGGGAGCGACGTTTGGCGTAGTTCCTAAACCACTTTGGGAGAAGAAATACCCAGCTAACGAAAAAAATCAATTAGCAAATGTAACAGATCCAATGTTTTTTCGCTATCAAGGTAAAAATTATTTAATTGATAGTGGGTTAGGGAACGGTCGTTTGACAGAAAAACAAAAGCGCAACTACGGCGTGACGGAAGAATCGTTCATCCTGGAAGATTTAGCTAAAATCGGTGTAGCGCCAGAAGAAATCGATTATGTGTTAATGACGCATTTACATTTCGACCATGTGCTTGGTTTAACCGGTTTTTCTGATGGAGCTTACTATTCCATTTTCAAAAATGCGGAAATCTGGACTTCGAAAATAGAATGGGAGGAAATGCAACATCCTAATATTCGTTCAAAGGCAACTTATTGGAAAGAAAACGGGGAACAAATTAAAGCGCAAGTTCATACTTTTGATAGCAAAGTAGAAATAAATGGTGCAATAACAATGGAACATACTGGGGGACATAGTGCGGGACATTCGATTATTTGGTTCCATTCTAATGGAGAAAAAGCTGTCCATATGGCGGATATTTTCCCAACATTTGCCCATCAAAATGTTCTTTGGGTTACGGCTTATGATGATTATCCAATGACTTCTATTGCTGCCAAACAAACTATTTTTAAGAAAACATTTGGAAAAGATTATTGGTTTTTATCTTATCATGATGCAAGATTTCGGGCAGTGAAAATTGCTGAAAATGGGGAAATTCAAACTAGCTTAAAAATCAATAATCGAAATTAA
- the trmB gene encoding tRNA (guanosine(46)-N7)-methyltransferase TrmB: MRVKHKPWAKDRLQEFPAIYIENPEELKGKWQEVFGNNNPIHIEIGSGKGQFVSGMAKANPNINYIGIEMIESVLVSALDKAIEADVPNLRLVARDAKLLEECFEKGEIAQIYLNFSDPWPKKRHTKRRLTNPTFLTIYERLLPEAGEIHFKTDNRSLFEYSLVAFSEYNLLLTFVSLDLHNSDYEGNIKTEYEEKFSAKGFPIYRLEAKFDRN, translated from the coding sequence ATGCGTGTAAAACATAAACCGTGGGCAAAAGATAGATTGCAAGAATTTCCAGCAATTTACATTGAAAACCCAGAAGAACTAAAAGGAAAATGGCAAGAAGTGTTCGGAAATAATAATCCAATCCACATCGAAATCGGTTCAGGGAAAGGACAATTCGTTAGCGGAATGGCAAAAGCAAATCCAAACATTAACTATATCGGTATCGAAATGATTGAAAGTGTACTTGTTTCTGCGTTAGATAAAGCAATCGAAGCAGATGTCCCGAATTTACGTTTAGTAGCTCGAGACGCTAAATTATTAGAAGAGTGTTTTGAAAAAGGGGAGATAGCACAGATTTATCTTAATTTCTCTGACCCGTGGCCTAAAAAACGCCATACAAAACGCCGACTAACTAATCCGACTTTCTTGACAATATATGAACGACTTTTGCCTGAAGCTGGGGAAATTCATTTTAAAACGGATAATCGTAGTTTGTTTGAATATTCGTTAGTAGCGTTTTCTGAGTATAATTTGTTACTAACTTTTGTCTCGCTTGATTTGCATAACAGTGATTACGAAGGGAATATCAAAACTGAATACGAAGAAAAATTTTCAGCTAAAGGATTCCCAATCTATCGTCTTGAAGCAAAATTTGATAGAAATTAA
- a CDS encoding phosphotransferase family protein: protein MKDNFFGREYDIAPAGGETGQAFVATHEDEKFFLKRNSSPFLAALSVENIVPKLVWTRRVENGDVITAQKWVNCNILTRDEMNGARVAALLAKIHHSETLQHMLEKIENCYFSAEQLLARLKAEVAARENATNSMVEAIRYLELNLPASEQTEYVVCHGDVNHNNWIISEDNELFLVDWDGAMLADAANDVGMILYQYIPRNGWEVWLSSYGTQLTTGLHRKLKWYTICQTVMQLTLNQSVEANERAKQIFQNAIEDDEV, encoded by the coding sequence ATGAAAGATAACTTTTTTGGGAGAGAATATGACATAGCGCCGGCTGGAGGGGAAACTGGCCAAGCATTTGTTGCAACACATGAAGACGAAAAATTCTTTTTAAAAAGAAATTCTTCGCCTTTTTTAGCTGCGCTTTCCGTAGAAAACATTGTACCAAAACTTGTTTGGACAAGACGGGTGGAAAATGGCGATGTTATTACTGCCCAAAAATGGGTTAATTGCAATATTTTAACACGCGATGAAATGAATGGGGCAAGAGTGGCTGCGCTTCTAGCTAAAATCCATCATTCGGAAACTTTGCAACATATGTTAGAAAAAATCGAAAACTGTTATTTTTCAGCAGAACAACTACTAGCTCGTTTAAAAGCGGAAGTGGCGGCGCGCGAAAATGCAACTAATTCTATGGTAGAAGCAATTCGATATTTGGAATTAAATCTCCCAGCTAGCGAACAGACAGAATACGTTGTTTGTCACGGAGATGTAAATCACAACAATTGGATTATTTCTGAAGACAATGAGTTATTTTTAGTGGACTGGGACGGAGCAATGCTTGCTGATGCCGCAAATGACGTCGGAATGATTTTATACCAATATATCCCTAGAAATGGATGGGAAGTATGGCTTTCCAGTTATGGAACACAATTAACAACTGGCTTACATCGCAAATTAAAATGGTATACAATTTGCCAAACAGTGATGCAATTAACTTTAAATCAGTCGGTCGAAGCAAATGAACGAGCAAAGCAAATTTTTCAAAATGCAATAGAAGATGATGAGGTGTAA
- the mdrM gene encoding multidrug efflux MFS transporter MdrM — protein sequence MNMKAASTSVKRNGILIVMLMGAFVTILNQTLMNVALPSIMRDFGITASQGQWLSTGFMLVNGVMIPMTAFLIERFTTRQLYLFAMITFAIGTTIGGFATDYTMLIAGRMVQAIGAGIVMPLLTVVVLNLFPMERRGRAMGLIGLAMNFAPAIGPTLSGWIVEQYDWRNLFFIIIPFAILDIVVAIFLLKNVGKRTFPKLDVLGVIMSTIGFGSLLLGFSNAGDHAWLTWKVAGFIVLGLVVLGLFVRYQTSSKAPLLNFRVFKYPTFALTTSISFFVVMGLFGGMLLLPIFLQTVRGFSPLESGLVLLPGALVTAVLSPVTGVMFDRFGAKYLSLVGLIIMAGSTFMFTSLDESTTLTYIIIIQTIRSAGMAMVMMPLQTAALNSLPLNLAAHGSAMFNTMRQVAGSIGTAALITVMSKSAASFARHLGPEDVMDKTKTEIANHVLIHGIDTAFLVAGILSVVACVLALFIQKNNSAMAPIVKKTEEA from the coding sequence TTGAATATGAAAGCGGCAAGTACATCAGTTAAACGTAATGGTATTCTTATCGTTATGTTAATGGGCGCCTTTGTTACAATTCTCAACCAAACGTTGATGAATGTCGCGCTACCAAGTATTATGAGAGATTTTGGTATTACAGCTAGCCAAGGACAATGGCTATCTACTGGATTTATGTTAGTAAATGGTGTCATGATTCCGATGACTGCCTTTTTAATAGAGCGATTTACAACTCGTCAACTTTACTTATTTGCAATGATTACTTTTGCGATTGGGACAACTATTGGCGGATTTGCTACTGACTATACGATGTTAATCGCGGGACGTATGGTACAAGCAATTGGTGCTGGTATTGTTATGCCACTTTTAACCGTGGTTGTTTTAAATTTATTCCCGATGGAACGACGTGGACGGGCGATGGGCTTAATTGGTCTAGCGATGAACTTTGCACCAGCTATTGGTCCGACGCTTTCTGGTTGGATTGTGGAGCAATATGATTGGCGCAATTTATTCTTTATTATTATTCCTTTTGCGATTTTAGATATTGTAGTAGCTATTTTCTTACTTAAAAATGTTGGAAAACGGACTTTCCCGAAACTCGATGTATTAGGAGTTATTATGTCGACCATTGGGTTTGGTAGTTTGTTACTTGGATTTAGTAATGCTGGGGATCATGCTTGGTTAACTTGGAAAGTAGCAGGATTTATCGTTTTAGGTTTAGTTGTATTAGGACTATTTGTTCGTTACCAAACAAGTTCGAAAGCACCGCTACTTAACTTTAGAGTATTCAAATATCCTACGTTTGCACTTACAACTTCAATTAGTTTCTTTGTAGTTATGGGACTTTTTGGTGGGATGCTCTTACTACCAATTTTCTTGCAGACTGTTCGCGGATTTTCACCACTAGAGTCAGGGTTAGTGCTCTTGCCGGGAGCTCTTGTTACAGCCGTACTTTCACCGGTGACTGGAGTTATGTTTGATCGGTTTGGGGCGAAGTATTTATCGCTAGTCGGATTGATTATAATGGCTGGTTCTACGTTCATGTTTACAAGTTTAGATGAATCGACTACATTAACTTATATCATTATCATCCAAACGATACGTTCTGCGGGTATGGCGATGGTAATGATGCCACTTCAAACGGCCGCGCTCAACTCGTTACCGCTTAATCTTGCAGCACATGGATCGGCGATGTTTAACACGATGAGACAAGTTGCTGGTTCAATCGGAACAGCAGCCTTAATTACGGTTATGTCAAAAAGTGCAGCTAGTTTTGCGAGACATCTTGGACCAGAAGATGTGATGGATAAAACCAAAACAGAAATTGCTAATCACGTACTAATTCACGGAATTGATACAGCCTTTTTAGTAGCTGGAATTCTTTCTGTTGTTGCTTGTGTTTTAGCGCTCTTTATCCAAAAAAATAATAGCGCAATGGCACCAATCGTTAAAAAAACAGAAGAAGCATAA